The genomic segment GCCCGTTAACTAAGTTTGAGTTACGTGGCCATCGTTTAGGACATGGCGTATGGGATTTGATGTTTGAGAGGAGTGAATAATGGCACATCAACGTAGTCGTCGTTTACGTAAAAAAATGCGTATCGATGAGTTTCAGGAAATCGGATTTTTAATCAGTTGGGCATTTCCTGAAGGAACCGTAGTTGAGAAGATCGACGCAACAATTGATAACTTTATCAACGACGTGTTTGAAGCCCACGACCTCTCCTTTGAGGGCGGCGGCTATCTGAAGTGGGATGGTCTGGTATGCTTGCAAAAGATCGGTAAATGTACCGAAGAGCATCGTGGCATCGTGACGAACTGGCTGGAAGACAAAGGCATGCTGGATGTGAAAGCCAGTGAGCTGATGGATATTAACTATTACGAAGAGTAATGGTCACATCGGGGGAAATGCCTTCCCCCGATTGTTTTCAGTTTTTGGTAGGGTTGATAATCCCTATTATTGAACAGCTTTAACTAATCCTGCTATTTTTCAGTTAATCCCCTTAAGTGATGAACACCTGACGGACTCTGATGTCTATAGTCTGG from the Limnobaculum zhutongyuii genome contains:
- a CDS encoding YggL 50S ribosome-binding family protein — encoded protein: MAHQRSRRLRKKMRIDEFQEIGFLISWAFPEGTVVEKIDATIDNFINDVFEAHDLSFEGGGYLKWDGLVCLQKIGKCTEEHRGIVTNWLEDKGMLDVKASELMDINYYEE